The Epinephelus lanceolatus isolate andai-2023 chromosome 14, ASM4190304v1, whole genome shotgun sequence genome has a window encoding:
- the LOC117251044 gene encoding rhodopsin kinase GRK1-like, whose product MDIGGLTTVVANSAYINARGSIDGSNAAAARDKKYHSRLKLPHITVCEDLRDTLDLTFDTVCVQQPIGKRLFREFLDANTDYHGSCRLWKDIEGYDLAEDSDREKKASKIVQRYMDPSAKHYCPFLSEDIIAKVKENQAAAGDDLFTAALATTLDYLREAPYTFFLESLYLKRYLQWKWLEMQPMDADWFLDFRVLGKGGFGEVSACQMKATGKLYACKKLNKKRLKKRKGYEGAMVEKRILEKVHSRFIVSLAYAFQTKEELCLVMTIMNGGDLKYHIYLVDENKPGFDEPRACFYIAQIIQGMEHLHQKRIIYRDLKPENVLLDNDGNVRISDLGLAVELKEGKTLTKGYAGTPGYMAPEMLKGEKYDTSVDYFTLGVTLFEFIAAKNPFRNRGEKVDREEMKERMLTREVEYSELFSEHAKSLCAGLLAKEVSQRMGFKNNCCDEIRAHPFFNDINWRKLNAGILSPPFVPDPKVVYAKSLDDVGAFSSVKGVTLEDPDKTFFDEFSSGNIPIPWQEEMIEMGIYGELNVWGPEGSIPNDLRRESILEQPKSSTCCLS is encoded by the exons ATGGATATCGGAGGACTGACCACAGTGGTAGCGAACTCGGCTTACATCAATGCCCGTGGAAGCATCGACGGCTCCAATGCGGCTGCAGCTCGGGACAAGAAGTACCACTCTCGCCTCAAGCTGCCCCACATCACAGTGTGCGAGGACCTGAGGGACACCCTGGATCTGACCTTTGACACTGTCTGTGTGCAACAACCTATCGGAAAACGCCTCTTTAGGGAATTCTTGGATGCAAACACAGATTATCACGGGTCTTGCCGTTTGTGGAAAGACATCGAGGGGTATGACCTGGCGGAGGATTCTGACAGGGAGAAGAAGGCCTCCAAGATTGTCCAGCGTTACATGGACCCCTCTGCCAAACACTACTGCCCGTTCCTGTCTGAGGACATCATAGCCAAGGTGAAGGAGAACCAGGCAGCTGCAGGCGATGATTTGTTCACTGCAGCCTTGGCCACGACATTGGACTATCTGCGCGAGGCCCCCTACACTTTCTTCCTGGAGAGCTTGTATCTGAAGAGGTACCTGCAGTGGAAGTGGCTTGAGATGCAGCCCATGGACGCAGACTGGTTCCTGGACTTCCGTGTGCTGGGGAAAGGTGGGTTCGGGGAGGTGTCTGCCTGTCAGATGAAAGCAACGGGAAAACTGTACGCCTGTAAGAAACTCAACAAGAAGAGGCTGAAAAAGAGGAAAGGCTATGAG GGGGCGATGGTGGAGAAGAGGATTCTCGAGAAGGTTCACAGTCGCTTCATTGTGTCGTTAGCGTACGCCTTCCAGACAAAGGAGGAACTTTGCCTGGTCATGACCATCATGAACGGAGGAGACCTCAA GTACCACATCTACCTGGTGGATGAGAACAAACCGGGGTTTGATGAGCCCAGAGCCTGTTTCTACATCGCTCAGATCATCCAGGGCATGGAGCACCTCCACCAGAAAAGAATCATCTACAGAGATCTTAAACCAGAGAACGTACTGCTAGACAATGATG GAAACGTGCGTATATCTGACCTTGGTCTCGCCGTGGAGCTCAAAGAAGGCAAAACACTGACCAAAGGATATGCTGGGACCCCAG GATACATGGCTCCAGAGATGCTGAAAGGAGAGAAGTATGACACATCGGTTGACTACTTCACTCTGGGAGTGACACTGTTTGAGTTTATTGCTGCCAAGAATCCATTCAGAAACAGAGGGGAAAAA GTCGATCGCGAGGAGATGAAAGAGCGCATGCTGACACGGGAGGTGGAATATTCAGAGTTGTTCAGTGAGCACGCAAAGTCGCTCTGTGCGGGGCTGCTGGCCAAAGAGGTTTCTCAGAGGATGGGTTTTAAGAACAACTGCTGTGATGAGATCAGAGCGCACCCATTTTTCAATGACATCAACTGGAGGAAACTGAATGCAG GTATTCTGTCTCCTCCTTTTGTCCCCGACCCTAAAGTGGTGTACGCTAAAAGTCTAGACGACGTTGGGGCTTTCTCCTCAGTGAAGGGAGTGACCTTGGAAGATCCAGACAAGACCTTTTTCGATGAGTTTTCCTCGGGCAACATCCCCATCCCCTGGCAAGAGGAAATGATCGAAATGGGCATTTATGGAGAACTCAACGTTTGGGGACCTGAGGGCAGCATCCCAAACGACCTCCGCAGGGAGTCCATACTAGAGCAGCCAAAGTCATCAACCTGCTGCTTATCGTAG
- the mettl21cb gene encoding S-adenosylmethionine-dependent methyltransferase domain-containing protein, with translation MERLFAVGQRIQQKHSGKKKEVGDKKDGKLQVKQRTTDEALTDQKVMAGEASDRRNIWEPSVYYALGNESFSFAGYDISIRESMDTFGALIWPGAIALSQFLENNQQQVNLMDKAVLEIGAGTGLLSIVASLLGAWVTATDLPDILPNLTFNLMRNTKGRSRYTPQVAALTWAQDLKRDFPYLSYNYDYVLAADVIYPHGCLEELLETMLYFCRPGSQTTLLLANKIRFESDLKFTECFESSFNATLLAELPQQEVRIYKATAKE, from the exons ATGGAGAGACTGTTCGCAGTTGGTCAACGTATCCAACAGAAGCATTctggaaagaaaaaggaggTGGGTGACAAAAAGGATGGGAAACTACAGGTGAAGCAGCGGACCACAGATGAAG CATTAACAGACCAGAAAGTGATGGCAGGAGAGGCTTCGGACAGGAGGAACATCTGGGAGCCGAGTGTTTACTACGCGCTGGGGAATGAGTCTTTCTCTTTTGCTGGTTATGACATCAGCATCCGAGAGTCCATGGATACTTTCGGCGCTCTGATCTGGCCTGGG gcaATCGCTTTGAGTCAGTTCTTGGAGAACAACCAGCAACAAGTGAACCTGATGGACAAAGCGGTGCTGGAGATAGGAGCTGGGACTGGCCTGCTCTCAATAGTGGCCAGTCTGCTCG GGGCATGGGTGACAGCTACTGATCTACCAGACATCTTACCTAATCTGACCTTTAACCTCATGCGGAACACCAAGGGCCGGTCCCGCTACACCCCCCAGGTGGCTGCGCTGACCTGGGCACAGGACCTGAAGCGAGACTTCCCCTACCTGTCCTACAACTATGACTATGTACTCGCAGCTGACGTGATCTATCCCCATGGCTGCCTCGAGGAACTGCTGGAAACCATGCTTTACTTTTGTCGGCCGGGGAGTCAGACAACACTGCTGTTGGCCAACAAGATCCGGTTCGAGTCAGACTTGAAGTTCACAGAGTGCTTTGAGAGCAGTTTTAACGCCACGCTGCTCGCTGAGCTCCCACAGCAAGAGGTGAGGATATACAAGGCCACAGCGAAGGAGTGA
- the LOC117250749 gene encoding uncharacterized protein LOC117250749: MKTLALLSLSLAVALGMPPFAQDMAQNPVLTEENQSPVKGDWVPVQGHVVVEEPAPQIKPSSEEQQEKLAPVPVDMKPSVVELESKVKPQVEEKQEVEVKTEDKPEPEVKVKPEVKVEPEVKVKPEVKVEPEVKVEPEVKAEPEVEVEPDVMAEFKVDMKPEVEMEPELKDDPDFMVESEVKVEPDVLEVFQRRMNLEAETEASQDIEERHIDMEGEYEMVAAPIMDLEPMDDDDDTELSEVEKSLRAAFQNQVPVSQPLPEEEEGFIRERTYVLNEEPIMELEPLDDDNVPVEKLSNSVLSGAKGNPEVVGEPIMELVPLEDDDSELSEVEKSMRASFQNQDPVYQPLPEEEGLIKEKMYVLDEEPVERLDPEEPLLYQQIIPDAALMDEGPALYSLGQPMLPLEEYYPNEEARVWMGQDEQQNFRMMEGPDYVMMEEPGKESIREEELFEEPAMEGGPVH; this comes from the exons ATGAAGACGCTGGCTTTGCTCTCGCTGAGCCTGGCAG ttgctcTGGGGATGCCACCATTTGCTCAAGACATGGCACAAAACCCTGTGTTGACTGAAGAAAACCAGAGCCCTGTCAAGGGAGACTGGGTTCCTGTGCAGGGTCATGTGGTGGTGGAGGAACCCGCACCACAAATCAAGCCAAGCTCCGAGGAGCAGCAGGAAAAACTGGCTCCAGTGCCAGTGGACATGAAGCCGAGCGTGGTGGAGCTAGAGAGCAAAGTGAAGCCACAAGTAGAAGAGAAGCAAGAGGTTGAAGTAAAGACAGAGGATAAACCGGAGCCAGAGGTGAAGGTGAAGCCTGAAGTGAAGGTGGAGCCTGAAGTGAAGGTGAAGCCAGAGGTGAAGGTGGAGCCTGAAGTGAAGGTGGAGCCTGAGGTGAAAGCAGAGCCAGAAGTGGAGGTGGAGCCAGACGTCATGGCTGAATTCAAGGTTGACATGAAGCCAGAGGTTGAGATGGAGCCAGAGCTCAAAGATGATCCCGACTTTATGGTGGAGTCAGAGGTTAAGGTGGAGCCAGATGTTCTAGAGGTGTTTCAGAGGCGAATGAACCTCGAAGCAGAGACTGAAGCAAGTCAGGACATCGAAGAGAGGCACATCGACATGGAGGGAGAATATGAAATGGTGGCTGCGCCAATCATGGACTTGGAGCCAATGGATGACGATGACGACACAGAACTGTCAGAAGTAGAAAAGTCTTTGAGGGCAGCATTTCAGAATCAAGTCCCTGTCAGTCAACCTCtgccagaggaagaggaggggttCATACGGGAGAGGACCTATGTTTTGAATGAAGAGCCAATCATGGAGCTGGAGCCACTGGATGACGACAACGTGCCTGTAGAGAAACTGAGCAATTCAGTGCTGTCTGGAGCAAAGGGAAACCCTGAAGTGGTGGGTGAGCCAATCATGGAGTTGGTACCACTGGAGGACGACGACTCAGAGCTGTCAGAAGTGGAAAAGTCTATGAGGGCGTCATTTCAGAATCAAGATCCTGTCTATCAACCTCTGCCAGAGGAGGAGGGGCTCATAAAGGAGAAGATGTATGTTTTAGATGAAGAACCCGTCGAGAGGCTGGACCCTGAAGAGCCTCTTTTATATCAACAGATCATACCAGATGCTGCTCTCATGGATGAAGGGCCAGCTTTGTACAGCTTGGGGCAGCCGATGCTACCTTTAGAGGAGTATTACCCAAATGAAGAGGCTAGGGTATGGATGGGGCAGGACGAACAGCAAAACTTTCGCATGATGGAGGGGCCGGACTATGTGATGATGGAGGAACCAGGGAAAGAGTCAATCAGAGAGGAAGAGCTCTTTGAGGAGCCAGCAATGGAGGGTGGTCCTGTGCATTAG
- the tfdp1a gene encoding transcription factor Dp-1a: MAKDAGLIETNGELKVFIDQNLSPSKGVLSLVTVQPTAAPVAKQLLPKTLGPSNVNVAAHMQHVPHMVIGTPQRPTVSNTILVNSPHTPSSQFLTQSQPSDASPWSSGKRGKKGEKNGKGLRHFSMKVCEKVQKKGVTTYNEVADELVAEFSSADNHMSPNDAHVYDQKNIRRRVYDALNVLMAMNIISKEKKEIKWIGLPTNSAQECQNLEVERQRRLERIKQKQSQLQELILQQIAFRNLVQRNRQTEQQANRPPPPNSIIHLPFIIVNTSKKTVIDCSISSDKFEYLFNFDSMFEIHDDIEVLKRMGMACGLEVGKCSPEDLKVARSLVPKALEPYVIEMAKGPISNVYITGGSSANGARYPASSDGCTDGTMASSSNDSHYSGSRVETPVSYMGDDDDEDEYDENDDED, encoded by the exons GCTGGTCTGATAGAAACAAATGGAGAACTGAAGGTTTTCATCGATCAGAATCTGAGCCCGAGCAAAG GTGTCCTATCTTTGGTTACTGTCCAGCCTACAGCTGCCCCCGTGGCCAAACAGCTACTACCCAAAACACTTGGGCCATCCAATGTGAACGTTGCTGCACACATGCAACATGTGCCACACATG GTGATAGGAACACCCCAGAGGCCCACGGTATCCAATACCATTTTGGTTAACAGTCCACATACACCCAGTTCCCAGTTTCTCACTCAGAGTCAGCCATCGGACGCCTCTCCGTGGTCATCAGG AAAACGTGGTAAGAAAGGGGAAAAGAATGGGAAGGGCTTGAGGCATTTCTCCATGAAAGTGTGTGAGAAGGTGCAGAAGAAAGGAGTAACCACCTACAATGAAGTGGCAGATGAACTGGTCGCAGAATTCAGCTCTGCAGACAACCACATGTCACCCAATGACGCA cATGTCTATGACCAGAAGAACATTCGGCGGCGTGTGTACGATGCACTTAATGTGCTCATGGCCATGAACATTATCTCTAAAGAGAAGAAGGAAATCAAATGGATTGGCCTTCCCACCAACTCAGCACAAGAGTGCCAAAACCTAGAG GTGGAGAGACAAAGGCGGCTGGAGAGGATTAAGCAGAAACAATCACAGCTTCAGGAGCTCATACTGCAG CAAATAGCTTTTAGGAACCTGGTCCAGcggaacagacagacagagcagcaggcaAACAGACCTCCACCTCCCAACTCCATCATCCACCTCCCCTTCATTATTGTCAACACCAGCAAGAAAACTGTCATCGACTGCAGCATCTCCAGCGACAA GTTCGAGTATTTGTTCAATTTCGACAGCATGTTTGAGATCCATGATGACATCGAGGTGCTGAAGCGTATGGGCATGGCCTGCGGTTTGGAGGTGGGAAAGTGTTCTCCAGAGGATCTGAAGGTTGCACGTAGCCTGGTGCCCAAAGCTCTGGAGCCCTACGTTATAG agaTGGCTAAGGGTCCCATCAGTAACGTCTATATCACTGGAGGGTCCTCAGCAAATGGAGCCCGTTACCCTGCAAGCAG TGATGGCTGCACTGATGGCACCATGGCCTCCAGCTCCAATGACTCTCACTACAGCGGGTCTCGCGTGGAGACTCCAGTGTCTTATATGGGAGATGACGACGACGAGGACGAGTACGATGAGAACGACGACGAAGACTAA